Part of the Lycium ferocissimum isolate CSIRO_LF1 chromosome 6, AGI_CSIRO_Lferr_CH_V1, whole genome shotgun sequence genome, CCCcaaacatgccaaaaaaaaaaaaaaaatcactccaaacatgcaaaaaataaaatgaactttCTCCATGAAATAACCATCAAATCCCTAACCAACAAAATTATCCTAAACACTAACACTAAATACCAAGATTTTAATATCACAAGACACCCTTTTGAGAGTTAAGCACAACCCACACTAAATCAAAAAATCACTCCAaacatgtaaaaaaaataaaataaaaaaaaactttcccAAAGCATTAACCCATCAAATCCCTATCCCACAAAATTATCCTAAATACTAACACTAACTACCAAGATTTTATACCACAAGACACCCTTTTGAGAGTTCAGCACAGCCCACAATAAATAAACAGTTCACTCCAAACAggcaaattataaaaaaaaatctcccaTCAAATCCCTAACCCACAAAATTATCCTAAACACTAACTACCAGGATTTTAATATCACAAGACACCCTTTTGAGAGCTGAGCACCACACTAAATCAAAAAATCACTCCAAACATGCAAAAAAATGAGCTTTTTCGAAGAATTGACCCATCAAATCCCTATCCCACAAAATTATCCTAAATACTAACACTAAATACCAAGATTTTAACATCACAAGACACCCTTTTGAGTGTTTAACAAAACCCACAAAAAGATTACCTCAAGATTGAATAGATTTGAGTATGAATACCGCCTTTTTGGGTCCATTTATTATGTTCTTGAAGTTGTAAAGCCAACAATGGCAACAAGCATTTGGtggaaatataaaaaaagacaaaataaataaaacaaatttgaagagaagaaattgtaataataataatagtaaccTAACCCtaataaaagaagagaagaagaaagagggaTAAGGAGAGTGTaaggagaaagaagagggaAGAGGAGGTGAAGACATTGGTGTATGGTATATGCTAACGTGCGCTTGGAGAGGGGTTAAGTTTAGTTAACGTGCGCCTACTAGTAGTGACCACTTTTAATTTTTACAAGGTTTCTTTCTCTCACTTGTTTCTCAAGTGTGTGTTTGTTGTGATGGAGGCAATGGTTGGTGTGCTATTGcaacaatattttaaaaaaaaaaaaaattgtattagtAAAAGTTATTTAATTAAGTTATTAATCGATTCATCGGGTAAAGTACGTGATCTATAAGTTACGGGTTTGAGTTGTGGAATCTGTTATAAATATTTCGTTGGTAGATTGTCTACGTCAAATTCCATTGTAGTATGATCCTTCTTTGAGTTATGCATCTAGATCGAATGCTTCATGCACTAAGCtattctttttttgttaatCGATCCATTGCATTACTCGGCACAAAGATGTGGTAAAATGTTAAGACCTCATTATggcatttgaaaaaaaaaactatacatAAATGAGTTAGCAATCAATCACTAGTAGCTTGCAAATTAACCATCGAAATTGAAAACTGAAGCTCTTTTGCTTTAGGCTGAAGTGGTTAAAATATTTCTAAATTTGGCACAAATTAATACTATCGGCCCTGCTCTATGTTTAGTACTAAAAACACCTTCAAACTAGGGTAAGTGCATTTAAAAACGCCCCCGAGCTGCCACATGGTATAGCAAGCGGTTTCAGGTTCTTTTACACGCGTAAGAGCGTTAAAAAAAACACCACATAAGTAGTCAAGCGGTTAAAACCCGTTTTACatattgctttatttttaatCCCAACCCAATGGCTAAAAATGCCCTTTCTTCCTTGTTTGAGTGTTCTTCCGTTAAAACACACCCCAAGTTCAAACTTAAGTTTGCTTCCTGGCCTTCTTCTTTAATTGCTAAAGGCTTTAGTCGTATTCCTAGATTTCTGTCTCAATTGTCTTGATGActaagagggtgtttggattggctaATTTTAAGTGCTTATTGGTTTTTATGTCCTTTTCTACTCCTTCCattacttttacttatccactatGAACTTtgcacacctcttaagaaataataaatgaagtgtttaatttaccatgatacccatattaattggtgcatatttttaatGTATTTGAAAGCTGATTTGAAATGATTAATTAATACTATTGGTAaaaacaggaaaaaagaaattgtcttctcttgatatgcaaaaagtgacaagtaaaagtgaaaatctatttttaaaatactggacaagtaaaagtgaacagagggagtagtttTTATAGTGTTATGCAAAGATGAAAAGTGCTTAGAAACACTTACTTTTAGGCaagaaaagtacaaaaataaacCATAAGCCAAAAGTTGGATATTCCCAACTTATGGCTTTTAGCTTTTaccttataagctatttttaaaaagccaatccaaacacctCCTAAACACTGTTAATGTGGGTATCAGGCAATTTTGAGAATTTCATTATCACATGACAATTCCGGAGGGAGATTATGGGGTTGTAAAAACTATAATGTATGAATACCTTATTTTGCTAggtttgttgtatgaatttttatattttgacatttAAAAGGTTCAAttttagtataatttttctAGGTTTATTGTATGTAATTTTTCTGAGTTTGtttcatataattttacaaGGAAATAATATACACGGCAGCATTACAAAGAAATGAAAATTATTGATTTTCTAGATTAAAATCCTAAGATTTCTATGTAAATCAAAGGGGAGGGCAATAGGGATTTGAGAGAGTTCCAAGAGAATTGGGGTTAGTCACTTATCGGGTGGGTTTTCTGATCAGAGTGTATTTCACcgtttatttcttcattttgtttttttaatttaatggtTTGATTAGCGTGTTATATAGGAAATATATATAGggatataaaattattttaattagccTACGTAGATGACATGTCGGATAAAAAGTCCAACTGGACAGCGAGTGAATGCACATTATTAAAGCCTATGAGTTCGGGAGCATTTTTAAATTCACTTTTCCAAGCGCAGGAATGTTTGCGGACAAAAGTAATAATCTACACCAAATTCCGGGGTGTTTTAACTGCTTCAATATTTTTCTTAGATCTAAAAAATACGTGTCAACAATTTTAGACCTTTCACCCACCACAAAGAacttaaactccattttttcccTCTTGCTTTTAAAGTGAATGAATTCACTTCAACCTTCATAGTGATTACTTAGATgggaaaatgatgattttgcacCCGAGACTCACAGGTTTTGCTACTTTTAAGGCAAATTTGACAAAATATAATTGGAATCGAATATAAGACACTATATGAGACTTCAAAGGATTGCTATGGAGCTAATAGAACCAGAGGAAGATATGATTTCTACTTTTATAATTGCTGAGTGTCATAGGCTAGCATTCGAAAATTGATGGACAATGGGCCTGCCCCCCTACCCTTCTCCACACAAATCCCTGGTTCGAACTTATAATGTATGCCTAACCCGTCATGACGTAATGCACCATAGACAGACGTAAGTTTCAACCAATCCAATAAATTACATGTTATATTCTTCGCATTGACACAACCTAAAAGTTCAAACCAGGGAAGTACTACTACAATGCCAGAGAATTGACAATAGGCAAGCCATAAAAAAAGGAGTATTCTTACActgcaacaacaacatgcccactagaatcccacaatgtggggagggtagagtgtacgcagaaaataattttgcatataattcaTTCTAACTAGGCAGAAAATCAAGAATATGGTTTACTTCAAATGTTTAAAAGGGATCATAATTCTAGCAATACAAAACTTAAGGGAGGTAAATTAGCATTCATCCTCCCGGGGTACACCTCGTGTTTGCCAACCATTTGTCACTCCTTCCACATATCTGCAAATTCATCCACCTCCAGCGGATTAGACAACTGATGCATTTTCCTCCTGGTCTTTGCTTTGACTTTCTTGGCATATTTGCCAGCCTTCTGTTTCTTCTCTAGTGATCGGATCTGGAGGAACGTGAAGAGATAAAAACATTAGTGACTGTACTTAAGAAGTCAATTATTCCAATCTATAAAACGAACAAATCAATCATATGTTCTTTGCTCATAGCAAAAGCATGGGTGAGCAGAAGAACGAGGAGCAAAGGATGAATCTTACCTGATTTGGTGCAACGTAAAATGGGTTCTCATAAAGCGTAGGGCCACCAAAGCTACCACCAAAGATCTTAATTGGGTTCAAGCAAAACCTTGGACCAACCTACATACATAAACACACAACTTCAATATCATACATGATGGTTCTTCTCCCGCACTACCCATAGTTTGATTCCAAACCTCAACAAGTGTCATCTTTTCCAGGTCCCCACGGTCTATTTTCTGTGTTGTTCCAGTATGTGGACATGATATCTGCTCCAAAAGTCAAGAAGTGATTAGACAAAAGGTTACTATACTTGGTATAGATAAGGAGAACCTTAAAGAATGACAGAAGCCCTTTTTACTACAAATCAAAAAACATATAACAGAAGGGTTTGAGGTGAATGATAGCTACATTAGACATCCCTTTCCCCTTATAGCTAAAGAAATCAAATCGGATAATTCAGCAGATACTTGCAATGCAATTTCTACCCTACCTAATGCACCCACTATGGACTATGGACTTCCTCTTCCACAACACACAAGTGTAATGGTAGTATGGGTTAAATGGCAGAAAATTTAGCTACCCACGGATTTTAAGACTAGTAATATTGGATGATCTCACATATCACTTCTACTTCTTACATTTATGACAAAGAGGCTACATATCCTCTCGGTTCCTTTCTGTATTTTGTTTTTCAGGTTTAATTTAGTACCAATTCTCAACCTCTAATATTGACTGAGTAATTATATTATCCTTTGGACCATAAATTTGTAATTGAATTTTCCTCTGTTTTGTTTTTTAAGGAATCTTTACATACTACATGTTTTCCGTGAAAGGGCAGGAAATATGCAAGGGCTTCACCTTGAGTCTAAACTCAGGAGGAGGAGGGGTTGAACAACCTATGGCGAACACCAAGAAATTTCCTACCGGAGGACAAAAGGGAAATACTTGAAGCACATTTTGCTTTGGGCAAAAGATGGACcataaaaattaactcatttcttCAAGAGAAAGCAACAGTCATACTGCAGTAATTTTACTATGGTATGAGTAGTAACGGACCTGGTAATTACGGAACCACACATGGTCATCTAGAATTGAAAACACAAATACATGATCATAGAAAGGTTTAGATTTCCGGTGATCCTTTGGGGTTCCAAAAATctgatgaaagaaaaaaaaaaaaaaaaaaaaaaaaaagggatgtgTTAGAATGTAATCAAAAATAGTTAAATCATCATGGCACTAGAAAGCTAAAAACTTAACAGGGGATTTACATAAATATCGGGATAATAAAATGCAACTCAAACAAATAAACATTTGAACCTTCAACATCTAGAGAAATCACAtacaacaatttaattttttaagaaaatgcttTAACCACCACTTCTGAATAGAAGGAAAAAACCCATTGAAAAGTCACTGTAAGCAACGAGTTTCAATGAAGACAAAGGAGTGGAAACCGAAGGAATGCTTGCATATGAATACAGAAGTCAAAGTGTTCCAATAAAAATAGCATCTTCAGCAGACCAAACAACTATCACCAAGTAAAAAGTTTTCTGCTTCAACGTCCTTTGAGGACGGAATTGCTTAAAGTTTAGCTAAACATAAAAGGCAAAAAGTGAAAATGTactataaaaaaattaactgcGTACATTTAGTTACCAGGAATTATTGCAAAGATTAATTAATGCTTTGAACAAAGTCAAATTACCTGCATGAACATTTCTTTCAAAAGCTTCCAGTGAGGTTGCTTATCAAAATTGCTTGAGAAAGTCAAAATAGGACGTGAACCCTTCAAGTGATTTCCAGTAAGTTTTAACTCTTCCATTGTGTgcacttcaaaaaaaaaaaaatataaaaaacatgAATAATTTGGACTTTCCTCATTGAAAATGAAGAGAATATCAGGAGTGAAGGGAAAGGTTTTATTTTCAGTTGACATACAATTTCAATCGCATCCAATTGTACATGAACATCAGAACATGATTGATAAAAAGCATCTATTTGATTACCTGCATTGACTAAAAACTTCACAGATGGACCATTGGGGCATTTGGACATCCATAGATAGAGGTCTTTTCCCTTCCGACActggaagtaagaaaatcaaACATAAGGAAAAGCAAACATAGGATAATGATCAAAAACAGAAGCGATGAAACCACGTCTACCGAATgcattaaaaacaaaaatgttGTTCAACAGAATTTCTATTCACCATAGCCAAACAGATACAGAGGCAAGTCCAGAAATTCCACGTGACATatattttccaaaccaataaGTCctcaagcttttttttttttggccaaagTGATATGCCTATGGTATTTTCGGGAACAACTCAAGCAGCCTCCAGTTTCTGCCATGAGCTAATTTCAAGAGGTTGTCCTCCTCCCGCCAAAGAAAATGAACTTGCTAATTCTCTGTTCTTCCTCGGGTTACACAATCTAAAATATAAGACCTTCAAAAAGCTGAGCATTTGACCATTGAGCCGAGCCATTGAATGCCCATGCACCTAATATTTAGGGTTTCTCTTTTGACGAGGTGCATTTAGAACTGGGGACATTGACGGGATACATATGAATACTCCAACAGATATAGATAGTTGTACCAAGAATagcctatattttttttctttttttcttttttgataaccAGGGGTAACCTTCAGTTCACATTGTTAATGCATCTTCAGAGCACCGGTGATTTAACAGAgtgatttgtttgatttttgaaaaagagtctCAAAGagaaagagcaaaaattaacaatcaaataaaacaaagagagaaagagCAGAAATTGAAATCTTAAACTCCATATGAAGTCACAGGCTAATTGCAAAGG contains:
- the LOC132060088 gene encoding ribosome biogenesis protein BRX1 homolog 1-like, encoding MGKKRKHTETEAVANGNKDEIATERPKRTLLGFKDGSNTEENKDSSSVVTFRNKEKVLVTCSRRISYRYRHLMLNLVSLLPHCKKDNKVESKDAKGETLNELVELKSCSSCLFFECRKGKDLYLWMSKCPNGPSVKFLVNAVHTMEELKLTGNHLKGSRPILTFSSNFDKQPHWKLLKEMFMQIFGTPKDHRKSKPFYDHVFVFSILDDHVWFRNYQISCPHTGTTQKIDRGDLEKMTLVEVGPRFCLNPIKIFGGSFGGPTLYENPFYVAPNQIRSLEKKQKAGKYAKKVKAKTRRKMHQLSNPLEVDEFADMWKE